In the genome of Rhizobium etli 8C-3, one region contains:
- the dapA gene encoding 4-hydroxy-tetrahydrodipicolinate synthase: MFKGSIPALVTPFTDAGLVDEASFASHVDWQITEGSSGLVPVGTTGESPTLSHGEHKRVVEICIEAAAGRVPVMAGAGSNNTREAIELAQHAEKAGADAVLVVTPYYNKPTQKGLIAHFSAIAEAVRIPIYIYNIPGRSVIDMTPETMGALAKAHSNIVGVKDATGKIERVSEQRITCGKDFRQLSGEDATALGFNAHGGVGCISVTANVAPRLCAEFQAATLAGDYNKALEYQDRLMPLHKAIFLEPGLCGAKYGLSRLERMRRNVRSPLLSTLEPPTEAAIDAAMRHAGLLN, translated from the coding sequence ATGTTCAAGGGATCCATTCCCGCCCTCGTCACCCCCTTCACTGATGCCGGACTGGTTGATGAAGCGTCCTTCGCTTCCCATGTGGACTGGCAGATCACGGAAGGCAGCAGTGGTCTCGTCCCTGTCGGCACGACGGGCGAGTCACCGACGCTGTCGCATGGCGAGCACAAACGTGTCGTGGAAATCTGCATCGAAGCGGCGGCCGGGCGGGTACCGGTCATGGCAGGCGCCGGCTCGAACAATACGCGCGAGGCGATCGAGCTTGCCCAGCATGCCGAAAAGGCGGGCGCAGATGCCGTGCTCGTCGTAACGCCCTATTACAACAAGCCGACCCAGAAGGGTCTGATCGCGCATTTTTCGGCCATCGCCGAGGCCGTCAGGATACCGATCTACATCTACAACATTCCCGGCCGCTCGGTGATCGACATGACGCCGGAAACGATGGGCGCGCTTGCCAAGGCGCATTCCAACATCGTCGGCGTCAAGGATGCAACCGGCAAGATCGAGCGCGTTTCCGAACAGCGTATCACCTGCGGCAAGGATTTCCGCCAGCTCTCGGGCGAGGACGCAACGGCACTCGGCTTCAACGCCCATGGAGGCGTTGGCTGCATTTCGGTAACGGCCAATGTCGCGCCGCGTCTCTGTGCCGAATTCCAGGCGGCAACGCTTGCCGGTGACTACAACAAGGCGCTCGAATATCAGGACCGCCTGATGCCGCTGCACAAGGCAATCTTCCTGGAGCCCGGCCTCTGCGGCGCGAAATACGGCCTTTCCAGGCTCGAACGCATGAGGCGCAACGTGCGCTCGCCGCTGCTCTCCACACTGGAGCCGCCGACAGAAGCGGCAATCGATGCCGCGATGCGTCATGCCGGGCTGCTGAACTGA
- the smpB gene encoding SsrA-binding protein SmpB, which produces MAPKGSQRIVKKVVAENRKARFNYEIIDTYEAGLVLMGTEVKSLREGKANIAESYASDEGGEIWLINSYLPEYLQANRFNHEPRRRRKLLLSSREINRLRAGINREGMTLIPLKIYFNDRGRAKMELALAKGKKLHDKRESEKERDWNRQKSRLLKDNG; this is translated from the coding sequence ATGGCCCCCAAAGGCAGCCAGCGTATCGTGAAGAAGGTCGTGGCCGAAAACCGCAAGGCCCGCTTCAACTACGAAATCATCGATACATATGAGGCCGGGCTCGTTCTGATGGGCACCGAAGTCAAGTCCTTGCGCGAGGGCAAGGCCAATATCGCTGAATCCTATGCTTCGGATGAAGGCGGCGAGATTTGGCTCATTAATTCCTACCTGCCAGAATATCTGCAGGCCAACCGCTTCAACCACGAGCCGCGCCGCCGCCGCAAGCTGCTCTTGTCGAGCCGCGAGATCAACAGACTGCGTGCCGGCATCAATCGCGAAGGCATGACGCTGATCCCGTTGAAAATCTATTTCAACGACCGCGGCCGGGCGAAGATGGAACTGGCGCTGGCCAAGGGCAAGAAGCTGCACGACAAGCGCGAGTCTGAGAAGGAGCGCGATTGGAACAGGCAGAAGAGCCGCCTGCTGAAGGACAATGGTTAA
- a CDS encoding DUF3830 family protein — translation MRRLKISVASQVFVAKLEVEKAPRTCAAFTSLLPFRNQTIHSRWSGEAIWVPLGDHQFGVDFENHTCHPSRGDILLYPGGYSETELLFAYGSSSFASKMGALAGNHFLTVVEGREQLDDMGKLVLWKGAQPILFEALD, via the coding sequence ATGCGAAGGCTGAAGATTTCCGTAGCGTCGCAAGTCTTCGTGGCGAAGCTGGAGGTGGAAAAGGCTCCGAGAACCTGCGCGGCGTTCACGTCGCTGCTGCCCTTTCGAAATCAGACCATCCATTCGCGATGGAGCGGAGAGGCGATCTGGGTACCGCTCGGCGATCATCAGTTCGGAGTGGATTTCGAAAATCACACCTGCCATCCGTCGCGCGGCGATATCCTGCTTTATCCGGGCGGGTACAGCGAGACAGAACTGCTCTTTGCCTATGGCAGCTCCTCATTTGCGAGCAAGATGGGCGCTCTTGCCGGCAATCATTTCCTGACGGTCGTCGAAGGCCGCGAACAGCTCGATGACATGGGCAAACTGGTACTGTGGAAAGGCGCCCAGCCGATACTGTTTGAGGCTTTGGATTGA
- a CDS encoding NYN domain-containing protein, translated as MFDPREKIALFIDGANLYAASKSLGFDIDYRKLLKAFQKRGYLLRAYYYTALIEDQEYSSIRPLIDWLDYNGYKVVTKPAKEFTDSMGRRKIKGNMDIELAIDAMEQSETVDHLVIFSGDGDFTTLVEALQRKGRKVSIISTMATQPPMIADDLRRQADHFIDLLSLKSEIGRDPSERPQKPVEIAPASDFEE; from the coding sequence ATGTTCGACCCACGCGAAAAGATTGCACTCTTCATAGACGGCGCCAACCTCTACGCTGCATCCAAGAGTCTCGGCTTTGATATCGATTATCGCAAACTATTGAAAGCGTTTCAGAAACGCGGATACTTGCTGCGCGCTTACTATTACACCGCGCTGATCGAGGATCAGGAATATTCCTCCATCCGCCCGCTGATCGACTGGCTCGACTACAACGGATACAAGGTCGTCACCAAGCCTGCCAAGGAATTCACCGACTCCATGGGCCGTCGGAAGATCAAGGGCAACATGGACATCGAACTGGCGATCGACGCCATGGAGCAATCCGAAACCGTCGACCACCTCGTCATCTTTTCCGGCGACGGAGATTTTACCACCCTGGTGGAAGCCCTTCAGCGCAAGGGCCGTAAGGTGTCGATCATCTCCACGATGGCGACGCAGCCGCCGATGATCGCCGACGACCTGCGCCGCCAAGCGGATCACTTCATCGATCTGCTGTCGCTGAAAAGCGAGATCGGCCGCGACCCGTCCGAACGCCCGCAGAAGCCCGTCGAGATCGCCCCGGCGAGCGACTTCGAGGAGTAA
- the rpoZ gene encoding DNA-directed RNA polymerase subunit omega, producing the protein MARVTVEDCIDKVENRFELVLLASHRARLISQGASITIDRDNDKNPVVALREIADETLSPDDLKEDLIHSLQKHVEVDEPEPDPASLIAAGGVAAAEGEEQDDQPETITFDQMSEEELLAGIEGLVPPEKSDDY; encoded by the coding sequence ATGGCCCGTGTCACAGTTGAAGATTGCATCGACAAAGTTGAGAACCGCTTCGAGCTGGTTCTGCTTGCCAGCCACCGCGCCCGGCTGATTTCCCAGGGTGCCTCGATCACCATCGATCGCGACAACGACAAGAACCCCGTCGTGGCGCTGCGCGAAATCGCCGATGAAACGCTGTCTCCCGACGATCTGAAGGAAGACCTCATCCACTCGCTGCAGAAGCATGTCGAAGTCGACGAGCCCGAACCGGATCCGGCAAGCCTCATTGCCGCTGGTGGCGTTGCGGCTGCGGAAGGCGAGGAGCAGGACGATCAGCCCGAGACGATCACTTTCGACCAGATGTCGGAAGAAGAGCTTTTGGCGGGTATCGAAGGTCTCGTGCCTCCGGAAAAGAGCGACGACTACTGA
- a CDS encoding RelA/SpoT family protein, whose amino-acid sequence MMRQYELVERVQKYKPDANEALLNKAYVYAMQKHGQQKRASGDPYISHPLEVAAILTDMHLDESTIAVALLHDTIEDTTATRAEIDELFGEDIGRLVEGLTKIKKLDLVTKKAKQAENLRKLLLAISDDVRVLLVKLADRLHNMRTLDHMSADKRARISEETMEIYAPLAGRMGMQDMRDELEELSFRHINPEAYETVTKRLQELSQRNEGLVKKIETELRDLLVANGLTTAKVKGRQKKPYSVFRKMQSKSLSFEQLSDVYGFRILVEDVPACYRALGIVHMRWRVVPGRFKDYISTPKQNDYRSLHTTIVGPSSQRIELQIRTKRMHEIAEYGIAAHALYKDGATNTEGDILSRESNAYSWLRHTIEALAEGDSPEEFLEHTKLELFQDQVFCFTPKGKLIALPRGATPIDFAYAVHTNIGDTTVGAKINGRIMPLVTRLANGDEVEIIRSGVQVPPAAWEEIVVTGKARAAIRRATRLAIRKQYAGLGHRILERTFERAGKIFSRDAMKPALHRLGQKDVEDAIAAVGRGEMSSLDVLRAVYPDHQDERVTVKPSGDDGWFNVRSASGMIFKVPDKNKAETDADMGPIRGISGNIAVQFAPAGAVPGDRIVGIMEKGKGITIYPIQSSALQRFDDQPDRWIDVRWDLDEANKSRFMARVLINALNEPGTLAKVAQSVAGLDVNIRSLNTVRVAADFTEMAVDVEVWDLRQLNQLLAQLKDLDCIATVRRLYD is encoded by the coding sequence ATGATGCGGCAGTACGAGCTCGTGGAGCGGGTGCAAAAATACAAGCCCGACGCCAATGAAGCTCTGCTGAACAAAGCCTATGTCTATGCCATGCAGAAGCACGGACAGCAGAAGCGTGCCAGCGGTGATCCCTATATCTCCCATCCGCTCGAAGTCGCCGCGATTCTGACAGACATGCATCTCGACGAGTCGACGATTGCCGTTGCTCTGCTGCATGATACGATCGAGGATACGACGGCGACACGCGCCGAGATCGACGAGCTCTTCGGCGAGGATATCGGTCGGCTGGTCGAGGGCCTGACGAAGATCAAAAAGCTCGATCTCGTCACCAAGAAGGCCAAGCAGGCGGAGAACCTGCGCAAGCTGCTGCTTGCGATCTCCGACGATGTGCGCGTGCTGCTCGTCAAGCTGGCCGACCGCCTGCACAATATGCGAACGCTCGACCACATGTCGGCGGACAAGCGTGCCCGCATCTCCGAGGAGACGATGGAAATCTATGCGCCGCTTGCGGGGCGCATGGGTATGCAGGACATGCGCGATGAGCTGGAGGAGCTTTCCTTTCGCCACATCAACCCGGAGGCTTACGAAACCGTCACGAAGCGTCTGCAGGAGCTCTCGCAGCGTAACGAAGGCTTGGTCAAGAAGATCGAAACGGAACTTCGCGATCTCCTGGTGGCCAACGGCTTGACGACAGCCAAGGTCAAGGGGCGCCAGAAGAAGCCGTATTCGGTTTTCCGCAAGATGCAGTCGAAGTCGCTTTCCTTCGAGCAGCTTTCGGATGTCTATGGCTTTCGCATCCTCGTCGAGGACGTTCCGGCCTGCTATCGCGCGCTCGGCATCGTTCATATGCGCTGGCGCGTCGTGCCTGGCCGCTTCAAGGACTACATCTCAACGCCAAAGCAGAACGACTACCGCTCGCTGCACACGACGATCGTCGGCCCCTCCAGCCAGCGCATCGAGCTGCAGATCCGCACCAAGCGCATGCATGAGATCGCCGAATACGGCATTGCCGCGCACGCCCTTTACAAGGACGGCGCGACCAATACCGAGGGCGATATTCTCTCGCGCGAATCCAATGCCTATTCATGGCTGCGCCATACGATTGAGGCGCTGGCCGAAGGCGATAGCCCCGAGGAATTCCTCGAACACACCAAGCTTGAGCTGTTCCAGGACCAGGTCTTCTGCTTCACGCCGAAGGGCAAGCTGATCGCCTTGCCGCGTGGCGCAACCCCGATCGATTTTGCTTACGCCGTTCACACCAATATCGGCGACACGACGGTTGGTGCCAAGATCAACGGCCGCATAATGCCGCTGGTAACAAGACTTGCAAACGGCGACGAGGTCGAGATCATCCGCTCAGGCGTACAGGTTCCGCCAGCTGCGTGGGAGGAGATCGTCGTCACCGGCAAGGCGCGTGCCGCAATCCGCCGCGCAACGCGCCTGGCGATCCGCAAGCAATATGCAGGCCTCGGCCATCGCATTCTGGAGCGCACCTTCGAGCGGGCGGGGAAGATATTCTCCCGGGACGCGATGAAGCCGGCGCTGCACCGCCTGGGCCAGAAGGACGTCGAAGACGCAATTGCCGCCGTCGGCCGGGGCGAGATGTCCTCGCTTGATGTTTTGCGCGCTGTCTATCCTGACCATCAGGATGAGCGCGTCACCGTCAAGCCGAGCGGCGATGACGGCTGGTTCAACGTCCGCAGCGCCTCGGGGATGATCTTTAAGGTCCCAGACAAGAACAAGGCGGAGACGGACGCCGATATGGGACCGATCCGCGGCATTTCCGGCAACATCGCCGTGCAGTTCGCGCCCGCAGGCGCCGTGCCCGGCGATCGCATCGTAGGCATCATGGAGAAGGGGAAGGGCATCACCATCTACCCGATCCAGTCGTCGGCGCTGCAACGTTTCGATGATCAGCCCGATCGCTGGATCGATGTGCGCTGGGACCTGGACGAGGCCAACAAGTCGCGCTTCATGGCGCGCGTGCTCATCAATGCATTGAACGAGCCGGGCACGCTGGCCAAGGTTGCGCAATCGGTTGCAGGCCTTGACGTAAATATCCGTTCCTTGAACACGGTTCGCGTCGCCGCCGACTTCACCGAAATGGCGGTCGATGTCGAAGTATGGGATCTCCGCCAGCTCAACCAGCTGCTTGCGCAACTGAAGGATCTGGATTGTATCGCGACGGTGCGGCGCCTTTACGACTGA
- a CDS encoding DUF3563 family protein, with product MFSPIKKIARALRVPSLQEREMAYLNGSYDRIDLEYRQRQVDRGLFRGR from the coding sequence ATGTTTAGTCCGATCAAGAAAATCGCCCGCGCCCTTCGCGTCCCGAGCCTACAGGAACGTGAAATGGCATACCTCAACGGTTCGTATGACCGTATCGATCTTGAATATCGTCAGCGTCAGGTTGACCGTGGCCTGTTCCGTGGCCGTTGA
- a CDS encoding DUF2062 domain-containing protein: protein MLFRRRKPAGFRERTRELFWPRKGFLRPLRYLKMRILRLTASPHAVAMGVAAGVFVSWTPFIGVHFIMAFVLAYFLSGNMVAAALGTAAFGNPLTYPFIWAATWEIGHLLLRRQNAMAGQSVDLMELFHKLRFNELWKPVLEPMLVGAIPPAAITSVVLYILTFYTVKGFQVRRRERLMERARLHLAHPARDTPTV, encoded by the coding sequence ATGCTGTTTCGCCGTAGAAAACCTGCAGGATTTCGTGAAAGGACGCGGGAGTTGTTCTGGCCCCGCAAGGGCTTTCTGCGTCCGCTGCGCTATCTGAAGATGCGCATCCTGCGCCTGACGGCTTCACCGCATGCCGTGGCAATGGGTGTTGCAGCGGGCGTTTTCGTATCCTGGACGCCGTTCATCGGCGTGCATTTCATCATGGCTTTCGTGCTTGCCTATTTCCTCTCCGGAAACATGGTTGCGGCAGCGCTCGGCACGGCGGCATTCGGCAATCCCCTCACATATCCGTTCATCTGGGCGGCAACCTGGGAGATCGGTCATCTGCTGCTCAGGCGCCAAAATGCAATGGCCGGGCAGTCCGTCGATCTGATGGAGCTTTTTCACAAGCTCCGTTTCAACGAGCTCTGGAAACCGGTGCTCGAGCCAATGCTGGTCGGTGCCATTCCTCCGGCCGCCATTACCTCCGTTGTGCTTTATATCCTGACGTTCTACACCGTGAAGGGCTTTCAAGTCCGCCGCCGCGAGAGGCTGATGGAGCGGGCGCGCCTTCACCTTGCCCATCCCGCGCGGGATACTCCGACGGTATGA
- the acpS gene encoding holo-ACP synthase, which produces MIIGIGSDLIDIRRVEKSLERFGERFTHRCFTEIERARSDRRANRAESYAKRFAAKEACSKALGTGMAQGVFWKDLGVVNLPSGKPTMQLTGGAAVVLQSMLPAGHKAMVHLTITDDYPLAQAFVIIEALPESL; this is translated from the coding sequence ATGATCATCGGCATTGGCAGCGACCTGATCGACATCCGCCGTGTCGAAAAGTCGCTCGAGCGCTTCGGCGAGCGCTTCACCCACCGTTGCTTCACCGAGATCGAGCGGGCGCGCTCCGACCGCCGCGCCAACCGCGCCGAATCCTATGCCAAGCGTTTCGCCGCCAAGGAAGCCTGTTCGAAGGCGCTCGGCACGGGCATGGCGCAGGGCGTTTTTTGGAAGGATCTGGGTGTCGTCAACCTGCCGAGCGGCAAGCCGACGATGCAATTGACGGGGGGCGCCGCTGTCGTGCTTCAGTCCATGCTGCCCGCCGGACACAAGGCGATGGTACATTTGACGATCACCGATGATTACCCGCTTGCCCAGGCGTTCGTGATCATTGAAGCGCTGCCGGAAAGCCTGTGA
- the lepB gene encoding signal peptidase I: MSEKADTKPNALWENIKVIIQALLLAMVIRTVFFQPFTIPSGSMMPTLLVGDYIFVNKFAYGYSKYSLPFSPDLFSGRIFGSEPNRGDIVVFRFPPNPDIDYIKRVVGLPGDHVQVTDGVLHINGKPVPKVADGAFTSDYKLDPGEDVPVFRETLDNGKTYDTLDQSPVSRGDNTQDFVVPEGHYFMMGDNRDNSLDSRFDVGFVPAENLVGRASVIFFSLGNDTSFREIWKWPTNMRWDRLFKVVE; encoded by the coding sequence GTGTCCGAAAAAGCCGATACTAAGCCGAACGCCCTTTGGGAAAATATTAAAGTCATTATTCAGGCATTGTTGCTGGCGATGGTGATCCGGACGGTCTTCTTCCAGCCGTTCACGATTCCATCCGGCTCGATGATGCCGACCCTGCTCGTGGGCGACTACATCTTCGTCAACAAGTTCGCTTACGGCTATTCGAAATATTCGCTGCCTTTTTCGCCAGATCTCTTCAGCGGCCGCATCTTCGGCTCCGAGCCGAATCGCGGCGATATCGTCGTCTTCCGCTTCCCGCCGAACCCGGATATCGACTACATCAAGCGCGTCGTCGGCCTGCCGGGCGACCATGTCCAGGTCACGGATGGCGTGCTCCATATCAATGGCAAGCCGGTTCCGAAGGTGGCGGACGGCGCCTTCACCTCCGATTACAAGCTCGATCCGGGCGAAGACGTGCCGGTATTCCGCGAAACGCTCGACAATGGCAAGACCTACGACACGCTCGACCAGTCGCCCGTCTCGCGCGGCGACAACACCCAGGATTTCGTCGTGCCGGAGGGCCATTACTTCATGATGGGCGATAACCGCGACAATTCTCTCGACAGCCGTTTTGACGTCGGCTTCGTTCCGGCGGAAAACCTCGTCGGCCGCGCCAGCGTCATCTTCTTCTCGCTCGGCAACGACACGTCGTTCCGCGAAATCTGGAAATGGCCGACCAACATGCGGTGGGACCGCCTCTTCAAGGTTGTTGAATGA
- the rnc gene encoding ribonuclease III, giving the protein MSKVQTLSAADRTRLEALIGHEFAGKERLDRALTHASARTQKGANYERLEFLGDRVLGLCIAELLFRTFGTAGEGELSVRLNQLVSAETCAEVADELGLHLFVRTGADVKKLTGKRMMNVRADVVESLIAALYLDGGLEVARRFILNYWEKRATRADGAKRDAKTELQEWAHAKFGVTPQYRVEERTGPDHDPRFTVTVEVVGVKPETGVERSKRAAEQIAAAKMLEREGIWQKTSAGN; this is encoded by the coding sequence ATGAGCAAAGTGCAGACGCTTTCGGCGGCGGACCGGACGAGGCTTGAAGCCTTGATCGGCCACGAGTTCGCCGGCAAGGAGCGCCTGGACCGGGCTTTGACGCATGCGAGCGCCCGCACGCAGAAAGGCGCCAACTACGAACGTCTGGAGTTCCTGGGCGACCGTGTGCTGGGCCTGTGCATCGCCGAACTTCTGTTTCGCACTTTCGGGACGGCCGGGGAGGGCGAGCTGTCGGTGCGCCTGAACCAGTTGGTCAGCGCCGAAACCTGCGCGGAAGTGGCCGACGAACTGGGCCTGCACCTGTTTGTCCGTACAGGCGCTGACGTCAAGAAGCTCACCGGCAAGCGCATGATGAACGTGCGCGCCGATGTCGTTGAAAGCCTGATCGCGGCACTCTATCTCGACGGCGGTCTTGAAGTCGCCCGCCGCTTCATCCTGAATTACTGGGAAAAGCGGGCGACCCGCGCCGACGGCGCAAAGCGCGACGCCAAGACCGAACTGCAGGAATGGGCGCACGCGAAATTCGGCGTCACGCCGCAATATCGGGTTGAAGAACGCACCGGGCCGGATCATGATCCGCGCTTCACGGTGACGGTTGAAGTCGTCGGCGTGAAGCCGGAAACGGGCGTTGAGCGCTCGAAACGTGCAGCCGAACAGATCGCCGCAGCAAAGATGCTGGAACGCGAAGGCATTTGGCAGAAAACCTCTGCCGGAAATTGA
- the era gene encoding GTPase Era — protein MTNENDMAHEVAAETNGETHSGFVALIGPTNAGKSTLVNRLVGAKVSIVSHKVQTTRAIVRGIAIHGNAQIVFMDTPGIFKPRRRLDRAMVTSAWGGAKDADLIMLLIDSERGLRGDAEAILQGLKEVRQPKILLLNKIDRVKREDLLALAAAANEKIAFEQTFMISAENGSGCDDVMDYLAKTLPEGPWYYPEDQISDLPMRQLAAEITREKLFLRLHQELPYSSHVETEKWEERNDGSVRIEQVIYVERDSQKKITLGKGGETIKAISSASRKELAEILEQPVHLFLFVKVRENWGDDPERFREMGLDFPR, from the coding sequence ATGACGAACGAAAACGATATGGCGCATGAAGTCGCCGCTGAAACCAATGGCGAAACGCATTCCGGCTTCGTCGCCCTGATCGGCCCGACCAATGCCGGGAAATCGACCTTGGTAAACCGCCTTGTCGGTGCCAAGGTGTCGATTGTCAGCCATAAGGTGCAGACGACGCGTGCCATTGTCCGCGGCATCGCCATTCATGGCAATGCGCAGATCGTCTTCATGGACACGCCCGGAATCTTCAAGCCGCGCCGCAGGCTGGACCGGGCCATGGTGACGTCGGCCTGGGGCGGTGCCAAGGATGCCGATCTCATCATGCTGCTGATCGACAGCGAGCGCGGCCTGCGCGGCGACGCGGAGGCGATCCTTCAAGGCCTCAAGGAGGTGCGGCAGCCGAAGATTCTGCTGCTCAACAAGATCGACCGCGTCAAGCGTGAAGACTTGCTGGCGCTGGCCGCCGCGGCGAACGAGAAGATCGCTTTCGAGCAGACCTTCATGATCTCGGCAGAGAACGGCTCGGGCTGCGACGACGTCATGGATTATCTCGCCAAGACGCTGCCCGAGGGCCCCTGGTATTATCCGGAGGATCAGATCTCTGATCTGCCGATGCGCCAGCTCGCTGCCGAGATTACCCGCGAAAAGCTCTTCCTGCGACTGCACCAGGAGCTTCCCTATTCCTCCCATGTCGAAACGGAAAAGTGGGAAGAGCGCAATGACGGTTCGGTCCGTATCGAGCAGGTGATCTACGTCGAACGCGACAGCCAGAAGAAGATCACGCTTGGCAAGGGCGGCGAGACAATCAAGGCGATCTCCTCGGCATCCCGCAAGGAGCTCGCCGAAATCCTCGAGCAGCCAGTGCACCTCTTCCTCTTCGTCAAGGTTCGCGAGAACTGGGGCGATGACCCGGAGCGGTTCCGGGAAATGGGACTCGACTTTCCGCGCTGA
- the recO gene encoding DNA repair protein RecO, with protein sequence MQWQDHAIILGLKRHGETSVIAEVMTRARGRHLGMVRSGRSRAMQPVLQPGNEVDVIWRARLDEHLGEFRIEPLRLRAAQLMETATAVYGVQAMGALLRLLPERDPHPHLYDALEVILDNLHNPADAGELFVRFELAVLNDLGFGLDLDECAATGARTDLAFVSPKSGRAVSRTAGIPWADKMFVLPAFLRADGNDAADFDGLSAAFRLTGFFLHRHVYEPRGIEATAARDGFIQAALKALKSSSSPAAVPAAPDERSA encoded by the coding sequence ATGCAGTGGCAGGATCATGCAATCATTCTTGGCCTCAAGCGCCACGGCGAGACCAGCGTCATTGCCGAAGTGATGACGCGTGCTCGCGGCCGGCATCTCGGCATGGTGCGTTCCGGCCGTTCGCGCGCGATGCAGCCGGTGCTGCAGCCGGGCAACGAGGTGGATGTCATCTGGCGCGCGCGCCTCGACGAGCATCTCGGCGAATTCCGCATCGAGCCGCTGCGGTTGCGCGCAGCACAGCTCATGGAAACAGCCACCGCCGTCTATGGCGTGCAGGCAATGGGCGCTCTTTTGCGGCTTTTGCCGGAGCGCGACCCGCATCCCCATCTTTACGATGCGCTCGAAGTCATCCTCGACAATCTCCACAATCCGGCGGATGCCGGTGAACTTTTCGTCCGTTTCGAGCTTGCCGTCCTCAACGACCTCGGCTTCGGCCTTGACCTTGACGAATGCGCTGCAACCGGCGCGCGGACCGACCTTGCCTTTGTCTCGCCGAAATCCGGCCGGGCGGTGAGCCGGACAGCCGGGATCCCCTGGGCGGACAAGATGTTCGTGCTTCCGGCCTTTCTGCGCGCCGACGGCAATGATGCCGCAGACTTCGACGGTCTGAGCGCGGCCTTTCGCCTGACGGGCTTTTTCTTGCATCGCCACGTCTACGAGCCGCGCGGCATCGAGGCGACGGCCGCCCGCGATGGCTTCATTCAGGCAGCCCTGAAGGCACTCAAATCGAGTTCGTCTCCCGCGGCCGTTCCTGCCGCGCCGGACGAGCGCTCGGCCTAA
- a CDS encoding aldo/keto reductase → MLTKTDNATMIKLWNGREIPRLGMGCWAIGGPFFSGDVPLGWGEVDDDESIEAIHCAVDLGIRFFDTASNYGAGHSEEIVGHAIGNRDNIIIATKFGFATDEKTKQATGAFADPAFIRQSAETSLRRLKRERLDLLQFHLNDFPLEASDEVFDVLEALKGEGKIDAFGWSTDFPDRAARHAGRKGFVSVQHTMNVFEPVPAMVDVIEMNGLLSINRGPLAMGLLSGKFTPETTVGVKDVRASSLDWMVYFKDGRIAPQFAARLEAVRDLLTTGGRTLTQGALAWLWARSPRTLPIPGFRTVAQVEENAGALEKGPLSRDLMARIDAALAGR, encoded by the coding sequence ATGCTGACGAAGACAGATAATGCGACAATGATCAAGCTCTGGAATGGCCGCGAAATCCCGAGGCTCGGCATGGGCTGCTGGGCGATCGGCGGGCCGTTCTTCTCAGGTGATGTGCCACTCGGCTGGGGGGAGGTCGACGACGACGAGTCGATCGAGGCCATACATTGCGCCGTCGATCTCGGAATCCGCTTTTTCGACACGGCTTCGAACTATGGCGCCGGGCATTCGGAAGAAATCGTTGGCCACGCGATTGGCAATCGAGACAATATCATTATTGCCACGAAATTCGGCTTTGCCACCGACGAGAAGACGAAGCAGGCAACTGGCGCCTTTGCCGATCCGGCCTTCATCCGCCAATCGGCGGAAACGTCGCTGCGCCGGCTGAAGCGCGAGCGGCTCGATCTCCTGCAGTTCCACCTGAACGATTTTCCGCTGGAAGCGTCGGACGAAGTTTTTGATGTACTCGAGGCTTTGAAGGGCGAAGGTAAGATTGACGCCTTCGGTTGGAGCACGGACTTCCCCGATCGCGCTGCCCGTCATGCAGGTCGCAAGGGATTCGTATCCGTACAGCACACAATGAATGTCTTCGAGCCGGTGCCGGCCATGGTCGATGTGATAGAGATGAACGGCCTTTTGTCGATCAACCGCGGGCCGCTGGCGATGGGGCTCTTGAGCGGCAAATTCACGCCGGAGACGACGGTCGGCGTCAAGGATGTCCGCGCCTCGAGCCTCGACTGGATGGTTTATTTCAAGGATGGACGCATCGCGCCGCAATTCGCAGCCCGCCTGGAAGCCGTCCGCGACCTTTTGACCACGGGCGGCCGCACGCTGACGCAAGGCGCTCTTGCATGGTTATGGGCACGCTCGCCACGCACGCTGCCCATTCCCGGCTTCCGCACAGTCGCCCAGGTCGAGGAAAACGCCGGCGCTTTGGAAAAGGGACCGCTGTCACGGGACCTGATGGCACGGATCGATGCGGCGCTCGCGGGCCGTTAA